One Streptomyces sp. RPA4-2 genomic window carries:
- a CDS encoding PP2C family protein-serine/threonine phosphatase — translation MTSLMGKARCPDVTQRYGGLDAAAVDSILRRVASLAAALFDAPVATVAVTGTDGAWFRTTHGSDRVAGPGFAPELWGRALLPDHSGTAGDTSTRARTVIGRPIHSELGIRFCVAAPVVTAGGERLGTIQVLDTRPRRATDRQMSALEDLSTLLVDELELRLSVSGTVATERRMRKDAERLARTLQRTLLPPALPEVPGLGVAASYHNASADEVGGDFYDLFPLNDGRWGFFLGDVCGKGAEAAALTSLARYTLRAAAIYDPDPCAVLANLDTVLKGEYQGDDPRYCTAVFGVLQPEGGGSFAVTLAGGGHPPALALRADGAVHPVSTKGGQLIGLLPDPHFVTASLRLAAGETLLLYTDGLTEARTETRAMLGEAGLIAHLSAIRPRGSGALLTAIDELLGGLGAGVTDDTALLALSVPSPRNEPTAQELQ, via the coding sequence ATGACCTCACTGATGGGCAAAGCCCGGTGCCCGGACGTCACACAGCGCTATGGCGGCCTGGACGCGGCCGCCGTCGACAGCATCCTCAGGCGGGTCGCCTCGCTGGCCGCCGCCCTCTTCGACGCGCCCGTGGCAACGGTAGCGGTCACCGGCACCGACGGTGCGTGGTTTCGGACGACGCACGGATCGGACCGGGTGGCCGGACCCGGCTTCGCCCCGGAGCTGTGGGGCCGCGCGCTCCTGCCCGACCACTCCGGCACAGCCGGTGACACGTCCACCCGTGCCCGTACGGTGATCGGCCGGCCGATCCACAGTGAGCTGGGCATACGGTTCTGCGTCGCCGCACCCGTGGTCACCGCGGGCGGCGAGCGACTGGGCACCATCCAGGTACTGGACACCCGGCCCAGGAGGGCCACCGACCGGCAGATGAGCGCTCTCGAGGACCTGTCCACCCTGCTGGTGGACGAACTCGAACTGCGGCTGTCGGTGAGCGGGACCGTCGCGACCGAGCGCCGCATGCGCAAGGACGCCGAACGCCTGGCCCGCACCCTCCAGCGCACATTGCTCCCGCCCGCCCTGCCGGAGGTTCCCGGGCTCGGTGTCGCCGCCTCGTACCACAACGCCTCGGCGGACGAGGTCGGAGGAGACTTCTACGACCTCTTCCCCCTCAATGACGGACGCTGGGGCTTCTTCCTGGGGGACGTGTGCGGAAAGGGCGCCGAGGCCGCGGCCCTGACATCGCTGGCCCGCTACACGCTGCGTGCCGCGGCCATATACGACCCCGATCCGTGCGCGGTACTGGCGAATCTCGACACCGTCCTCAAGGGCGAGTACCAAGGCGATGACCCCCGTTACTGCACCGCCGTCTTCGGAGTCCTCCAGCCCGAGGGGGGCGGGTCCTTCGCCGTCACGCTGGCTGGGGGAGGCCACCCTCCGGCCCTCGCCCTGCGCGCGGACGGGGCCGTCCATCCCGTCTCCACCAAGGGGGGCCAGCTCATCGGCCTGCTTCCCGACCCGCACTTCGTGACGGCCAGCCTGCGACTCGCCGCCGGCGAGACGCTGCTGCTGTACACGGACGGCCTGACCGAGGCACGCACCGAGACGAGGGCGATGCTCGGCGAAGCCGGACTGATCGCCCACCTCTCCGCGATTCGCCCCCGGGGCTCGGGTGCGCTGCTGACCGCCATCGACGAACTTCTCGGCGGCCTCGGCGCGGGTGTCACCGACGACACCGCTCTGTTGGCCCTCTCCGTCCCGTCTCCCCGCAACGAACCGACCGCCCAGGAGCTCCAGTGA
- a CDS encoding STAS domain-containing protein, with amino-acid sequence MTQRILTAASKAHSSGVTVLTATGELDYHTATELRAAVDDAAFTADGTVIDLSGLTYCDSTGLTVLVTAYQRAQAAGSPLALAGLSADLTHVFEIVGLDQLFTLSPTIEEAIKSLRR; translated from the coding sequence GTGACACAGCGCATCCTTACCGCCGCCTCGAAGGCACACTCCTCCGGTGTCACCGTGCTCACGGCGACCGGTGAACTCGACTACCACACCGCCACGGAACTGCGCGCGGCGGTGGACGACGCCGCCTTCACGGCCGACGGCACGGTGATCGACCTGAGCGGGCTCACCTACTGCGACTCCACGGGCCTCACCGTCCTGGTCACGGCGTACCAGCGGGCCCAGGCCGCCGGATCGCCCCTCGCCCTGGCCGGACTCAGCGCGGATCTCACCCACGTGTTCGAGATCGTCGGACTCGACCAGCTCTTCACCCTCTCCCCGACCATCGAGGAAGCCATCAAGTCGCTGCGCCGCTGA
- a CDS encoding STAS domain-containing protein, producing the protein MTSTQGTDRPDRLSVEEHTANGIRVVTLGGEIDHDVTDALRGIVLPAEGQDPPRTVLDLSAVTFMDSSGINVLVSAHQAADDANGWLRIACAQGPVLRVIQLVGLDAVIACRPTVEQALDS; encoded by the coding sequence GTGACCAGCACCCAGGGAACGGACAGGCCGGACCGGCTGTCCGTCGAAGAACACACGGCGAACGGAATCCGTGTCGTGACGCTGGGCGGCGAGATCGACCACGACGTCACGGACGCCCTTCGCGGCATCGTGCTGCCGGCCGAGGGCCAGGACCCGCCCCGCACCGTGCTGGACCTCAGCGCCGTGACCTTCATGGACTCCAGCGGAATCAACGTCCTCGTCTCCGCCCACCAGGCCGCCGATGACGCCAACGGGTGGCTGCGCATCGCCTGCGCTCAGGGACCCGTCCTGCGCGTCATCCAACTCGTCGGCCTCGACGCCGTCATCGCCTGCCGTCCCACCGTCGAACAGGCCCTGGACAGCTGA
- a CDS encoding ATP-binding protein, whose protein sequence is MGAQTGDEHGVGHGTPIQASYALGDDDGSIAYARHLAVAFLEQARTAHGLTVSARVLDLTQLVVSELVTNARKYAPGPTLMHLRIADDIVDVAVWDSDPTVPSARTADPGRIGQHGLEIVKAVAWHLEVEREAVGKRVTARLPLADTPRSGVTALRLP, encoded by the coding sequence ATGGGAGCCCAGACCGGCGATGAGCACGGTGTGGGGCATGGCACCCCGATACAGGCGAGTTACGCCTTGGGTGACGACGACGGCAGTATCGCCTACGCCCGCCATCTCGCCGTGGCCTTTCTGGAGCAGGCGCGTACCGCGCACGGTCTGACCGTGTCCGCCCGTGTCCTGGATCTGACGCAGCTGGTCGTGAGCGAGTTGGTCACCAACGCCCGCAAGTACGCGCCGGGTCCGACGCTGATGCACCTTCGGATCGCCGACGACATCGTGGACGTAGCCGTCTGGGACAGCGATCCCACCGTTCCCAGCGCCCGGACCGCCGACCCCGGCAGGATCGGCCAGCACGGTCTGGAAATCGTCAAGGCCGTGGCCTGGCACCTCGAGGTCGAACGGGAAGCGGTCGGCAAGCGCGTCACCGCCCGGCTGCCGCTGGCCGACACACCGCGGAGCGGTGTCACCGCGCTCCGCCTGCCGTGA
- a CDS encoding PRC-barrel domain-containing protein, giving the protein MSDNIWGYQPTTGHAAGTDLIGYKVEATDGSIGKVDKHSDDVHSSYLVVDTGVWIFGKHVLLPAGTVTTIDQAEQKIYVALTKDQIKDSPEFDKDKHIGDAGYHEQVGTYYQNHRRA; this is encoded by the coding sequence ATGAGCGACAACATCTGGGGCTACCAGCCGACCACCGGCCACGCCGCGGGCACCGACCTGATCGGCTACAAGGTCGAGGCCACCGACGGCAGCATCGGCAAGGTCGACAAGCACTCCGACGACGTCCACTCCTCCTACCTCGTCGTCGACACCGGCGTATGGATCTTCGGCAAGCACGTCCTGCTGCCCGCCGGCACCGTGACCACGATCGACCAGGCCGAACAGAAGATCTACGTCGCCCTCACCAAGGACCAGATCAAGGACTCCCCCGAGTTCGACAAGGACAAGCACATCGGCGACGCCGGCTACCACGAGCAGGTCGGCACCTACTACCAGAACCACCGCCGCGCCTGA
- a CDS encoding CsbD family protein translates to MAADEKAQAKGEQAKGKVKKVVGGAVGNESLRAEGRAEESKGDLRAAKEKAKDAVKPK, encoded by the coding sequence GTGGCTGCGGACGAGAAGGCTCAGGCCAAGGGCGAGCAGGCCAAGGGCAAGGTCAAGAAGGTCGTCGGTGGTGCGGTGGGCAACGAGTCCCTGCGGGCCGAGGGGCGCGCCGAGGAGTCCAAGGGTGACCTGCGCGCGGCCAAGGAGAAGGCCAAGGACGCCGTCAAGCCCAAGTAG
- a CDS encoding MHYT domain-containing protein, whose amino-acid sequence MNGTVDGFSYGIVTPVAAYVMACLGAALGLRCVARTLHYAQGRKPAWLALGAACLGCGIWTMHFIGMIGFQVEQTAITYNVPLTVLSLVVAIVVVSVGVFIVGYRGAAPVPLAAAGVVTGLGVAAMHYLGMAAMHLDGELHYNVPVVVLSVLIAVGAATAALWAAATIRGSLPSFGASLIMGVAVSGMHYTGMAAVSVHVHTGAGHTSNGHTPTSLLLPMLIGPVVFLLVAAVIVMFDPVLILGDGDWSRGDRVRRPVRPAPVEPSAFEPRSGDPSRPQSHRR is encoded by the coding sequence ATGAACGGCACCGTCGACGGCTTCAGCTACGGGATCGTCACGCCCGTGGCCGCCTATGTCATGGCCTGCCTGGGTGCCGCGTTGGGGCTGCGCTGTGTGGCCCGGACCCTGCATTACGCCCAGGGACGCAAGCCCGCCTGGCTGGCCCTGGGCGCCGCCTGCCTGGGCTGCGGTATCTGGACCATGCACTTCATCGGGATGATCGGCTTCCAGGTCGAGCAGACGGCCATCACCTACAACGTGCCCTTGACGGTGCTGAGTCTGGTGGTCGCGATCGTCGTGGTCAGCGTCGGCGTGTTCATCGTCGGCTACCGGGGTGCCGCACCCGTACCGTTGGCCGCCGCAGGTGTGGTGACAGGCCTGGGAGTTGCGGCCATGCACTACCTGGGGATGGCCGCCATGCACCTCGACGGCGAACTGCACTACAACGTGCCCGTCGTCGTACTGTCCGTCCTGATCGCCGTCGGGGCCGCGACCGCCGCTCTGTGGGCCGCCGCCACGATCCGCGGCTCCCTGCCCTCCTTCGGCGCCAGCCTGATCATGGGCGTCGCCGTCTCCGGCATGCACTACACCGGCATGGCGGCGGTGAGCGTCCACGTCCACACCGGCGCCGGACACACGTCGAACGGGCACACCCCCACCTCACTGCTGTTGCCCATGCTCATCGGCCCCGTGGTCTTCCTCCTCGTGGCGGCGGTCATCGTCATGTTCGACCCGGTACTCATCCTCGGCGACGGCGACTGGAGCCGCGGCGATCGTGTGCGCCGGCCGGTGCGGCCCGCGCCCGTGGAGCCGAGCGCGTTCGAGCCGCGTTCCGGGGATCCGTCCCGTCCGCAGTCGCACCGGCGTTGA
- a CDS encoding phosphodiester glycosidase family protein has translation MTLRAKRPAGPGIRRTAVATAVALAFAGAVTGVGTAFGSTADVASHGHPVDRNWLPDTPENWPLVVDYTRTPAETVTRGLQHYGETYDTVGGRQHIQVLKADLSDPNLRVGVVEAGDTVTDPQDETPSSMAHRTHAVAGVNGDYFEIHASGRPLGGVVSDGHMLKSPKPGFASQLGVKPDGTMVMGPETFSGTITAGSATRPLTSVNTVNDAASGGVTEVTPDLGETPGLPQPSTLVLGHTTTGGFVVDSVRTGVTTVPRLTSDQLGLLGAGNGGQWLGDSLHTGDAVGIAAQLSPDNDVTQLVSGVDTLVKDGKVYNDPTGTPPSGANPETAVGITKDGKHTVVVAIDGHGGADSAFGVTPEQAAGYMVAHGAWTAMLFDGGGSTGMVSRAPGSDRAEVVNTPSDQPGNTERPVANGIFFYTTAKEAGDAVKVVVNGGETVTTVAGGAIPVPVHALDRFSNPAAGGVKVRIEPSSLAAYEDGKLTPRRTGRGRIVASDGRVTTSEKLEVVSKLQSLTVSPDQADLDNGATQQLSLSGTVKGGDAVRIPAEAATWKVTPDNLGTVDAHGLFTSDTEHGGLAEVSATVAGTTTTTSIAVGRVTQVVDPMTSTDVWRLSNNTTGKPATLSADPGVVPPESTESGSLRLDYTMPAGAGVKQLVLAPKVTLKTDTHDGQVPTGIGVWIKGGGPDGLQLAEKYINVDGTANTPLYLTGVTSDGWRLAVAQLPAGMKFPLTVSYLDFLAISPSTTYTGSLNVAGLQALYSPRPVVEPEYRAIPKNPSWLKFEEDSARFAKRGATLLTGDDAHLLASDPGSVSSNVMDSIAKRLPTLSPQARPDAAQFLGDMSDDGKPADLQFAKSKMDALGVPERDIVGNHEITQGADAENGNYSDTFGDTHYGYSQGAARMIVTDNSHGSLQSSDPFQDPEGEQYPWLVQQLTDATAKDVLVITHMPAYDPHPAANSQFTDRWEARMYLRLVQRFQETHPKQHVIMMYGHARGFSEQILDPEGRSVTTAEGGIPQFAFADLGMPAYAPADQGGIYHFGLVRIGDDGDLQYSVEPALASITVKGPKDPLAEGDHITLTATGDQIAGDNIAPLTIPIADPASHVWNSSNPKVASVDPSTGALIAHRHGTVTVSVTSGGVTGSAQVIVR, from the coding sequence ATGACACTTCGCGCAAAGAGACCTGCGGGACCCGGCATACGCCGTACCGCGGTCGCAACCGCGGTGGCGCTGGCGTTCGCCGGTGCCGTGACCGGTGTGGGAACCGCTTTCGGTTCCACCGCCGACGTGGCCTCGCACGGCCACCCGGTCGACCGGAACTGGCTCCCGGACACGCCGGAGAACTGGCCGCTGGTGGTGGACTACACCCGTACACCGGCCGAGACCGTCACCCGCGGTCTGCAGCACTACGGCGAGACCTACGACACCGTGGGCGGCCGCCAGCACATCCAGGTGCTCAAGGCCGACCTGTCCGACCCGAACCTCCGGGTCGGCGTGGTCGAGGCCGGCGACACCGTCACCGACCCGCAGGACGAGACCCCGTCGTCCATGGCCCACCGCACCCACGCGGTGGCCGGCGTCAACGGCGACTACTTCGAGATCCACGCCAGCGGACGCCCGCTCGGTGGCGTCGTCTCCGACGGGCACATGCTCAAGAGCCCCAAGCCGGGCTTCGCGTCCCAGTTGGGCGTCAAGCCCGACGGCACCATGGTGATGGGCCCGGAGACCTTCTCCGGGACGATCACCGCCGGCTCCGCGACCCGCCCGCTCACGTCGGTGAACACCGTGAACGACGCGGCGTCCGGCGGCGTCACCGAAGTCACCCCCGACCTCGGCGAGACCCCGGGCCTGCCCCAGCCCTCCACGCTGGTCCTCGGCCACACCACCACCGGCGGCTTCGTCGTCGACAGCGTGCGGACCGGTGTCACCACCGTGCCGCGGCTGACCTCCGATCAGCTCGGTCTGCTCGGCGCCGGGAACGGCGGACAGTGGCTGGGCGACAGCCTGCACACGGGTGACGCGGTGGGCATCGCGGCCCAACTCTCCCCCGATAACGATGTCACCCAGCTGGTCAGCGGCGTCGACACGTTGGTGAAGGACGGCAAGGTCTACAACGACCCGACGGGCACCCCGCCGAGCGGCGCCAACCCGGAGACCGCGGTCGGCATCACCAAGGACGGCAAGCACACCGTCGTCGTCGCCATCGACGGCCACGGCGGCGCCGATTCGGCGTTCGGTGTGACGCCCGAGCAGGCCGCGGGCTACATGGTCGCCCACGGCGCCTGGACCGCCATGCTCTTCGACGGCGGCGGCTCCACCGGCATGGTCAGCCGCGCCCCCGGCTCCGATCGGGCCGAGGTCGTCAACACCCCCTCCGACCAGCCCGGCAACACCGAGCGCCCGGTCGCGAACGGCATCTTCTTCTACACCACCGCCAAGGAAGCCGGAGACGCCGTCAAGGTCGTGGTGAACGGTGGCGAGACGGTCACCACCGTCGCCGGCGGCGCCATCCCGGTTCCGGTGCACGCGCTGGACCGGTTCTCCAACCCGGCGGCGGGCGGGGTCAAGGTCCGGATCGAGCCCTCGTCCCTCGCCGCCTACGAGGACGGCAAGCTGACTCCGCGTCGCACCGGCAGGGGCCGGATCGTCGCCTCCGACGGCCGGGTCACGACCTCCGAGAAGCTCGAGGTCGTCAGCAAACTGCAGTCCCTGACGGTCTCTCCCGACCAGGCCGACCTCGACAACGGCGCCACCCAGCAGCTCTCCCTGTCCGGCACCGTCAAGGGCGGGGACGCGGTACGGATCCCCGCCGAGGCCGCCACCTGGAAGGTCACCCCGGACAACCTGGGAACCGTCGACGCGCACGGCCTGTTCACCTCGGACACCGAGCACGGCGGTCTCGCCGAGGTCAGCGCCACGGTGGCCGGCACCACCACGACCACGTCGATCGCGGTCGGCCGGGTCACCCAGGTCGTCGACCCGATGACCAGCACGGACGTCTGGCGGCTCAGCAACAACACCACCGGCAAGCCGGCCACGCTGAGCGCGGACCCGGGCGTCGTCCCGCCGGAGTCCACCGAGTCCGGTTCGCTGCGCCTCGACTACACGATGCCGGCCGGCGCGGGCGTCAAGCAGCTCGTGCTGGCGCCGAAGGTCACGCTGAAGACCGACACCCACGACGGTCAGGTCCCCACCGGCATCGGTGTGTGGATCAAGGGCGGCGGCCCCGACGGCCTCCAGCTCGCCGAGAAGTACATCAACGTCGACGGCACGGCCAACACCCCCCTGTATCTGACCGGCGTCACGTCCGACGGCTGGCGACTGGCGGTCGCCCAGCTGCCGGCGGGCATGAAGTTCCCGCTGACCGTCAGCTACCTCGACTTCCTGGCGATCAGCCCCAGCACCACGTACACCGGTTCGCTGAACGTCGCCGGGCTGCAGGCGCTGTACTCGCCGCGACCGGTCGTCGAGCCCGAGTACAGGGCGATCCCGAAGAACCCGTCGTGGCTCAAGTTCGAAGAGGACTCCGCCCGGTTCGCCAAGCGTGGCGCGACCCTGCTCACCGGTGACGACGCTCACCTGCTCGCGAGCGACCCCGGTTCCGTGAGCAGCAACGTGATGGACTCCATCGCCAAGAGGCTGCCCACCCTCTCCCCGCAGGCCCGGCCGGACGCCGCCCAGTTCCTCGGCGACATGTCCGACGACGGCAAGCCGGCGGACCTTCAGTTCGCCAAGTCCAAGATGGACGCCCTCGGTGTCCCCGAGCGCGACATCGTCGGCAACCACGAGATCACCCAGGGCGCCGACGCAGAGAACGGCAACTACAGCGACACCTTCGGCGACACCCACTACGGCTACTCCCAGGGTGCGGCGCGGATGATCGTCACCGACAACTCGCACGGCAGCCTGCAGTCCTCGGACCCGTTCCAGGACCCGGAGGGCGAACAGTACCCGTGGCTGGTCCAGCAGTTGACGGACGCCACCGCCAAGGACGTCCTGGTCATCACGCACATGCCGGCGTACGACCCACACCCTGCCGCGAACAGCCAGTTCACGGACCGGTGGGAGGCGCGGATGTACCTGAGGCTGGTGCAGCGCTTCCAGGAGACGCACCCGAAGCAGCACGTGATCATGATGTACGGTCACGCCCGCGGCTTCTCCGAGCAGATCCTCGACCCCGAGGGGCGCAGCGTGACGACCGCCGAGGGCGGCATCCCGCAGTTCGCCTTCGCGGACCTCGGCATGCCCGCCTATGCCCCGGCCGACCAGGGTGGCATCTACCACTTCGGCCTGGTCCGGATCGGTGACGACGGCGACCTGCAGTACTCGGTCGAGCCCGCCCTCGCGTCGATCACCGTCAAGGGCCCCAAGGACCCGCTCGCCGAGGGTGACCACATCACCCTGACCGCGACCGGGGACCAGATCGCCGGCGACAACATCGCACCGCTCACCATCCCGATCGCGGACCCGGCGTCCCACGTCTGGAACTCCAGCAACCCGAAGGTGGCGTCGGTGGATCCCTCCACCGGAGCCCTGATCGCCCACCGCCACGGCACCGTCACCGTCTCGGTGACCTCCGGTGGCGTCACGGGCAGCGCCCAGGTCATCGTCCGGTGA
- a CDS encoding spore-associated protein produces MRFNRSVMTGAVLAALSVGAATAMTAPASAAANTTPQKVCGSSYRTVNSAPVGSLGTVYLTYNASNGRNCVATIRSTPGALKDMSAWIYVGATDEGAQDYGRYTSYAGPASVYGKAYCVDWGGNIANVYVQVTGSNCSALKEHRVTTTR; encoded by the coding sequence ATGCGATTCAACCGATCCGTCATGACTGGTGCCGTTTTGGCGGCCCTGTCGGTCGGGGCTGCGACCGCGATGACGGCACCCGCCTCCGCCGCGGCCAACACCACACCGCAGAAGGTCTGCGGAAGCAGCTACCGGACCGTCAACTCGGCCCCTGTCGGATCGCTGGGCACCGTCTACCTCACGTACAACGCCTCGAACGGCAGGAACTGCGTCGCGACCATCCGCAGCACCCCGGGCGCGCTCAAGGACATGTCGGCATGGATCTACGTCGGCGCCACCGACGAGGGGGCCCAGGACTACGGGCGGTACACGTCGTACGCCGGCCCGGCCTCCGTCTACGGCAAGGCGTACTGCGTCGACTGGGGCGGCAACATCGCCAACGTGTACGTGCAGGTCACCGGATCCAACTGCAGCGCCCTCAAGGAGCACCGGGTCACCACGACCCGCTGA
- a CDS encoding XRE family transcriptional regulator: MADWKPLPDELDLDTRNLVEQLRRLKDRSGLSLVALADRTLHSKSSWERYLNGKTLPPRQAIESLVLIVGADPDRLTALWYLAEQSWSCRETAGPKARRPEPAATANGTGTGTGTAAAPRGARIRRAAMSVWSTRRRTAAAAAVLVAAGAVLVGLRAVSDNGPTAHSPDRPNRLAAGGTSGTAPLDTTCFEDSCTGKDPKQAHCADAWTAALGRTHGVYVELRYSDACKAAWARISWGRTGDIAEVVAVSGARRHDRVHYDTDVYSPMVAADTPSDAKACTTLTSGAHDCTDPGGTIHLTEPPEPTP, encoded by the coding sequence ATGGCCGACTGGAAGCCGTTACCGGACGAACTCGACCTGGACACACGCAACCTCGTCGAACAGCTGCGACGCCTCAAGGACCGCAGCGGCCTCAGTCTCGTGGCGCTCGCGGACCGCACCCTGCACAGCAAGTCCTCCTGGGAGCGCTATCTCAACGGCAAGACGCTGCCGCCGAGGCAGGCCATCGAGTCCCTGGTCCTGATCGTGGGCGCCGACCCCGACCGCCTGACCGCACTGTGGTATCTGGCCGAACAGAGTTGGAGTTGCCGGGAGACGGCAGGGCCCAAGGCCCGGCGGCCCGAACCGGCGGCCACTGCCAACGGCACCGGCACCGGCACCGGCACGGCCGCCGCACCACGCGGCGCACGGATCCGCAGGGCCGCGATGTCCGTCTGGTCCACGCGCCGCCGGACCGCAGCTGCCGCGGCCGTACTCGTCGCGGCCGGCGCCGTCCTCGTCGGGCTCCGGGCAGTCTCGGACAACGGCCCCACTGCGCACTCGCCGGACCGTCCGAACCGGCTCGCCGCCGGTGGCACATCCGGCACCGCGCCGCTCGACACCACCTGCTTCGAGGACAGTTGTACCGGCAAGGACCCCAAGCAGGCACACTGCGCCGACGCCTGGACGGCGGCCTTGGGCAGGACACACGGCGTCTACGTGGAACTGCGGTACAGCGACGCCTGCAAGGCGGCCTGGGCCCGCATCAGTTGGGGAAGGACCGGCGACATCGCCGAAGTCGTCGCCGTGAGCGGCGCGCGCCGCCACGACAGGGTGCACTACGACACCGACGTGTACAGCCCGATGGTCGCCGCCGACACGCCTTCCGACGCCAAGGCCTGCACCACCCTCACCTCCGGAGCCCACGACTGCACCGACCCGGGCGGCACGATCCATCTCACCGAGCCCCCCGAACCGACCCCCTGA
- a CDS encoding XRE family transcriptional regulator, producing the protein MGRWQPLPDDLSAQRRRLTEELRLHKDRSGLSLASLAAKTAYSATSWQRYLSGQAMPPWQAVDLLGRLVEADRATLRVLWESAVSGENAAPPVDDTAAQGHRRRAPRTTAIVVVAGALLTVLTLGYVWSGGSHARPVPRGAPGDAPVWPWPLRSAGAVSALTDCQGHRCQGRDPYREGCDRDATVVHALRAYGGLVTLRYSRVCRAVWAQTDPVRGTARLLVAGPGVMVLTARSGASRTPMVSAVPDTARACVVRAGHQLCVTSRESWADPVTVGTPRG; encoded by the coding sequence ATGGGCCGTTGGCAACCGCTTCCTGACGACCTGTCGGCTCAGCGCCGCAGGCTGACCGAAGAACTGCGCCTCCACAAGGATCGTTCGGGCCTCAGCCTTGCCTCGCTCGCCGCGAAGACCGCGTACAGCGCCACCTCCTGGCAGCGCTACCTCAGCGGGCAGGCGATGCCACCCTGGCAGGCCGTCGACCTGCTCGGCAGACTGGTGGAGGCGGACCGGGCGACGTTGCGCGTCCTGTGGGAATCGGCCGTGTCCGGCGAGAACGCGGCGCCACCTGTCGACGACACGGCCGCACAGGGCCACCGTCGCCGTGCTCCGCGGACGACGGCCATCGTCGTCGTCGCGGGCGCGCTGCTCACCGTACTCACGCTCGGATACGTCTGGTCCGGCGGCTCGCACGCGCGGCCCGTACCGCGGGGTGCGCCAGGGGACGCACCTGTCTGGCCCTGGCCGCTGCGCTCCGCCGGAGCCGTGTCGGCGCTCACGGACTGCCAGGGTCACCGGTGCCAGGGCAGGGATCCGTACCGGGAGGGGTGCGACCGGGACGCCACGGTGGTTCACGCGTTGCGCGCCTACGGTGGGCTCGTGACCCTCCGATACAGCCGGGTCTGCCGGGCCGTTTGGGCACAGACCGATCCGGTACGGGGCACGGCGCGCCTGCTCGTGGCGGGCCCGGGGGTCATGGTGCTGACCGCCCGAAGCGGCGCCTCGCGCACGCCGATGGTGTCCGCGGTGCCGGACACGGCGCGGGCCTGCGTGGTACGCGCCGGCCACCAGCTCTGTGTGACGTCGCGTGAGAGCTGGGCGGATCCGGTCACCGTCGGCACACCACGAGGGTGA